The sequence below is a genomic window from Desulfobulbus oligotrophicus.
ACTTTGACATATATCGGGGTGAGCAATGAGCCAAGGGTAAGGCCGATCACCGTCATCTTGACGGCAGCAGCCACGTTGCCTTTGGCAAATCCGGTCCAGGAGATGGTCATGCCACTGGTTGGAACCAGACCGGCCAGCAGCAGTCCAAGCATCATGTACGGATGTTCACGGAAAAAGATCCAGCCCACACCAAAGGCCAGGAAGGGGATGAGTGCAAAGTTCACCAGTTGGGTGATTGTCTGGGCACGGATGTCACCACCGGAAAAGACATCCCTGATTTTGAGGGTAACCATCATGGGGTAGACCATGAGAAAGGTGAACGGAACAATCAGACTTTTCAACCACATCATATCGCCTGCAGCACCACAGATAAAACCAAGGATCATGGTTGTCGGGATAGCCAGGATGAGATTTTTGGTCAAAAATTGCAGGATCTTCCACATCGATTGCCCCTCCTTGACAGATGTCTTGCCTTTGTTCTCGTCTTTATGCGTTTGACGACCGGCCGGATGTAGACGTGTGTGGCTGTTGATTTCTGTATCCCGGCAGTCTGTTGTTCTTCACTTTGAATGTATCAAGAATCAGGCCAGCATGCATCTCACTATAGAGATGATTGCGTCTTGGTGCTACCTCATCGTGTGGAGGATCGATTTTTGCAACAGCATACAGATGGGTGAATGCCAGCACTGTTGGATGGTAACCGATGAAGTCTGCCGGCACAGAATGGTGGAAGACGGATGTTCCTTGTTTTTTCTGCCCCGGCTGTGAACGCGGTTGATTTTCATTTTCATAGATAGTAACTTTTCTTAAGTTGTATGGAGCGCGACGATTTGATTTTTCTATCTGCACTTATATCCAAGGAGGAAGCGTATGGCTGATAGTCCTGCGATTGGTTGTGCCCGCCCGACCGGAGGTCTGGTAGGTCAACCACATGAAACAGAAGAACAACAGACAGCACCACCAGTAAAGGAGGAAAAAAAGATGATTCAGGTAGGAAAGCCAGCCCCTGATTTTGCGGCTCCCGCATATCATAAGGGCCAGTTCACCTCATTTAAACTTTCTGATCACTTGGGAAAATGGATTGTCCTGTGTTTTTATCCAGGTGATTTCACTTTTGTTTGAGCAACCGAAATATCGGCGGTCGCCGATCATTATCCGAAGTTTCAAGAACTTGGTGTTGAAGTGTTTTCCGTGAGTGTGGACAGCGTTTTTGTTCACAAGATGTGGGATGACCACGAACTGTCTAAAATGGTCACCGGAGGTATCCCTTTCCCCATGCTTTCCGATGGTGGAGGCAAGGTTGGGGAAGCGTATGGCGTGTACGACCCGGACGCCGGCGTGGAAAACCGCGGTCGATTCATCATCGATCCCGACGGCATTATCCAGGGGTATGAAGTGCTGAGTCCACCGGTGGGCCGATATGTGGCCGAGACCATACGCCAGATACAGGCCTTTCAACTTGTACGGGCAACTAAGGGCGCTGAAGCAACTCCCTCAGGTTGGAAGCCGGGCAAGCTCACCCTCAAGCCGGGTCCGGATTTAGTCGGTAAGGTTTGGGAGGTCTGGAAAGTCAGCATGGAAT
It includes:
- the prxU gene encoding thioredoxin-dependent peroxiredoxin (Most members of this family contain a selenocysteine.); translation: MADSPAIGCARPTGGLVGQPHETEEQQTAPPVKEEKKMIQVGKPAPDFAAPAYHKGQFTSFKLSDHLGKWIVLCFYPGDFTFVUATEISAVADHYPKFQELGVEVFSVSVDSVFVHKMWDDHELSKMVTGGIPFPMLSDGGGKVGEAYGVYDPDAGVENRGRFIIDPDGIIQGYEVLSPPVGRYVAETIRQIQAFQLVRATKGAEATPSGWKPGKLTLKPGPDLVGKVWEVWKVSMESE